In one Spirosoma rigui genomic region, the following are encoded:
- a CDS encoding lysophospholipid acyltransferase family protein, which yields MPTARVLYKKELARCREYFERVDLRKERGYLMKFTTFSANMENIMPFIPRSQHESLFRELLLQQAFTTFDQQCLSAGDLVKLSGAYDVFTKMEGPKIYCTYHLGSYRQLTSVLFRNGVDCVLLVGNTMNRQQGGDLQAHIDGLREKHGLTNVFRIVETGSPSAGLTVLRELKAGRSLIVYVDGSPETAPEPGEENQFLSVKFGHRRVMTRKGVGYLSHAAGVPIVPVVSYRKASLTNVLHFLNPIRPIRESNRDMYCQEAMQQLYDAFWPYLSRYPGQWEGWNYIQSFLEPEAPQRGTNGRRSARPVFNQDRYSLCDLEQAPILFDRRLYQTYEITEDLRDLLLNLGSVDSVEGVVGEEMFGELVEMEVLC from the coding sequence ATGCCAACAGCACGCGTCCTGTATAAAAAAGAGCTGGCTCGCTGCCGCGAATACTTCGAGCGAGTCGATCTGCGGAAGGAAAGGGGCTATTTAATGAAATTCACTACGTTCTCAGCGAACATGGAGAATATCATGCCCTTCATCCCGCGCAGCCAGCACGAGTCACTGTTCCGGGAACTGTTGCTCCAGCAGGCATTCACCACCTTTGATCAGCAGTGCCTTTCAGCGGGTGATCTGGTCAAGTTGAGCGGAGCCTACGATGTATTTACGAAGATGGAAGGACCAAAGATTTACTGCACCTACCATCTCGGATCCTATCGGCAACTGACAAGCGTGCTCTTTCGGAACGGTGTGGATTGTGTATTGTTGGTTGGCAATACTATGAACCGCCAGCAGGGCGGGGATCTTCAGGCTCATATTGATGGGCTGCGCGAGAAACATGGCCTGACGAATGTCTTCCGGATTGTGGAGACCGGTAGCCCGTCGGCTGGGTTGACCGTACTGCGGGAATTGAAAGCCGGCCGGTCGCTGATCGTCTACGTAGACGGGAGCCCGGAAACGGCCCCGGAGCCCGGTGAAGAAAACCAGTTCCTGTCGGTTAAATTTGGTCATCGGCGTGTAATGACACGAAAAGGAGTTGGCTATCTGTCGCACGCGGCTGGGGTACCTATCGTCCCCGTCGTGAGCTATCGAAAAGCAAGTCTTACCAATGTGCTGCATTTCCTGAATCCTATTCGACCCATTCGGGAGAGTAACCGGGATATGTATTGTCAGGAGGCCATGCAACAGCTCTATGATGCATTCTGGCCGTACCTGAGCCGCTATCCAGGCCAGTGGGAGGGGTGGAATTATATCCAGTCGTTCCTGGAGCCCGAAGCACCCCAGCGGGGCACAAACGGACGCCGGTCAGCGCGCCCGGTATTTAACCAGGATCGGTATTCGTTATGTGATCTGGAGCAGGCCCCAATTCTATTTGATCGGCGGCTGTACCAGACCTACGAGATTACGGAAGACCTGCGTGATTTATTACTGAACCTTGGCTCAGTCGATTCCGTCGAAGGCGTAGTCGGTGAGGAAATGTTCGGCGAGTTAGTGGAGATGGAAGTTCTCTGCTGA
- the dnaG gene encoding DNA primase, protein MRIPEDTVDRIRQAADILEVVGDFVSLKKRGSNYTACCPFHNEKSPSFNVNPTRQIYKCFGCGKAGDAVKFVMDIENIGYGEALRYLAKKYGIDIEEQEQTPEDLLRQNERESLLIVLNFAKTFFQQTLQTTDEGKSIGLSYFRERGFTNPTLDAFELGYSFDKWDALLQEGVRRGYSRDLLEKAGLVLSRENTSGGENKVFDRFRGRVMFPIHNVSGRVIAFGARILKADKTQPKYLNSPETTVYHKSQVLYGIFQAKQAIRQEDVCYLTEGYTDVISLHQAGIKNVVASSGTSLTTEQIRLIARFTPNVTILYDGDAAGIKAALRGLDMVLEEGLNLRLLLLPDGEDPDSYVHKVGADAFKEYVRTEAKDFIDFKAVRWLADAGDDPLKRAEGISDVCASITRIPDPLKRQTLSQRVAQVFHVSEQTVISEINRLLRKQQDQSRKESDRQKDRQERQQTGGGAAGQPSVGGPSIDEINALLADAGIDHMDAGFGGFGGAPASPAPSVSRTPSIRTPISYQEEECIRLLINYGARELEPGITLCHYVLNELHEIDFQTSPFDLILTLFREAYIQGDILTANDFLNRRSTEINKERPEDAAMQHQAIHLTTPRYEISEGWLKHEIHVPSEEEIGILADAAFRNILRIKKLLAEQRMAALQQKIRESGGKTPEEFDQLMTEFMHVKSLDMEISRLLGTVISG, encoded by the coding sequence ATGCGCATACCCGAAGACACTGTCGATCGAATTCGGCAGGCTGCTGATATACTGGAGGTCGTTGGTGATTTTGTTTCGCTCAAAAAGCGGGGTAGTAATTACACCGCCTGCTGCCCGTTTCACAATGAAAAGTCACCGTCGTTCAACGTCAACCCTACCCGGCAAATCTATAAATGCTTCGGGTGCGGTAAGGCGGGCGATGCTGTCAAGTTTGTGATGGACATCGAGAACATTGGCTACGGGGAAGCATTACGTTACCTGGCCAAGAAGTATGGCATCGATATTGAAGAGCAGGAGCAGACTCCGGAAGACCTCCTGCGACAGAATGAACGCGAGAGCCTGCTGATTGTCCTGAACTTTGCCAAAACTTTTTTTCAGCAGACACTCCAGACGACGGACGAAGGCAAGAGCATTGGCCTCAGCTACTTTCGGGAACGTGGTTTTACCAATCCTACGCTCGACGCATTTGAACTGGGATACTCCTTCGACAAGTGGGATGCGCTTCTACAGGAAGGGGTAAGGCGGGGTTACAGCCGCGACCTGCTTGAAAAAGCGGGTCTGGTCCTGAGCCGGGAGAATACGAGTGGGGGCGAAAATAAAGTGTTCGACCGTTTCCGGGGACGGGTTATGTTTCCGATTCATAACGTATCAGGACGGGTCATTGCGTTCGGGGCGCGGATTCTAAAGGCGGATAAAACCCAGCCCAAGTATCTAAACTCGCCCGAAACAACCGTGTACCACAAAAGCCAGGTACTGTACGGGATCTTCCAAGCCAAGCAGGCTATTCGGCAGGAAGATGTCTGTTACCTGACTGAAGGATACACCGATGTTATTTCACTGCATCAGGCGGGTATAAAGAACGTAGTAGCCTCATCGGGAACATCGCTGACGACGGAGCAGATCCGGCTTATTGCGCGCTTCACACCCAATGTTACGATTTTGTACGATGGCGATGCCGCCGGTATCAAAGCGGCTCTGCGCGGGCTGGACATGGTGCTGGAAGAGGGGCTCAACCTGCGGTTGCTACTGTTGCCCGATGGCGAAGATCCCGATAGTTATGTGCATAAAGTAGGTGCCGACGCCTTCAAGGAGTACGTGCGAACGGAAGCTAAAGACTTCATTGATTTTAAGGCCGTCCGGTGGCTGGCCGACGCAGGCGATGACCCGCTTAAACGTGCGGAGGGAATTTCAGATGTGTGCGCCAGCATAACCAGAATACCTGATCCGCTCAAACGACAAACGCTGTCGCAGCGCGTAGCCCAGGTATTCCATGTGAGTGAACAAACTGTTATTTCGGAGATAAACAGACTTCTGCGGAAGCAGCAGGACCAGAGCCGCAAAGAGTCTGACCGGCAGAAAGACCGCCAGGAGCGGCAGCAAACGGGGGGTGGTGCTGCGGGGCAGCCATCGGTGGGCGGACCATCCATTGATGAGATCAACGCGCTGCTGGCCGATGCCGGCATTGACCACATGGATGCCGGCTTTGGTGGGTTTGGGGGAGCGCCTGCGTCTCCTGCCCCGTCAGTCTCCCGCACCCCGTCCATCCGCACCCCGATCTCCTACCAGGAAGAGGAATGCATCCGGCTGTTGATCAACTATGGCGCGCGGGAGCTTGAACCGGGTATTACGCTTTGCCATTATGTACTGAATGAACTCCACGAGATTGACTTTCAGACGTCTCCGTTCGACCTTATTCTGACGCTGTTCCGTGAGGCTTATATACAGGGTGATATTCTGACGGCGAACGATTTCCTGAACCGGCGATCGACCGAAATAAATAAGGAACGACCTGAGGATGCTGCCATGCAGCACCAGGCTATCCATTTGACTACGCCCCGTTACGAGATAAGTGAAGGCTGGTTGAAGCACGAGATTCACGTGCCATCGGAGGAAGAAATCGGTATACTGGCTGATGCCGCCTTCCGTAATATACTGCGTATTAAAAAGTTGCTGGCCGAGCAGCGCATGGCCGCGCTACAGCAAAAGATCCGGGAATCCGGGGGGAAAACTCCCGAAGAATTCGATCAGTTGATGACCGAATTTATGCACGTGAAAAGTCTCGATATGGAGATTTCCCGCTTGCTGGGAACGGTTATTTCGGGCTAA
- a CDS encoding vanadium-dependent haloperoxidase translates to MHPPLRILAGVLPAQPRRTGLLTLLLFSILLEACRPKPDDMVQPATSFGKSADQYSADVATKWAGLQLKLTKSTAGFTPPVASRAYGYAGLALYEAVVAGVSGGKSLAGQLQGFVSLPQPESGQVYNWALSANAAQASLIRSLYPKTSDANKALVDSLETALLTQFQDVDVSTNQRSIDYGKKIAEAIFTYSTSDGGHEGYARNFPASYVLPTGAGLWQTTENGQKIPMQPYWGQNRTFLKTNSQLVMPVPLPYSTDIKSPFFAQYLDVYAKSKNLTQTEKEIAVWWADNPGETFTPPGHSYNIARIAVQQSKADLGKAAETFARTGLAVSDAFVLCWRCKYIYNNLRPYTYVRLAIDPTWIPFWPAPPFPGFPSGHATQSSSAATVLGALYGDSFTFTDDSNVNRVKDLARGVEFKPRTFKSFSDAAQESADSRFFGNIHTKQDNETGLAEGRKIGRNVNALAWKK, encoded by the coding sequence ATGCATCCACCTCTACGAATACTGGCAGGAGTATTGCCTGCGCAGCCCAGGCGAACTGGGCTACTAACCCTACTACTTTTTTCGATCCTGCTGGAAGCCTGCCGCCCCAAACCCGACGATATGGTTCAGCCGGCAACCTCGTTTGGTAAATCCGCCGACCAATACAGCGCCGATGTTGCCACCAAGTGGGCCGGCCTGCAACTTAAACTAACGAAGTCTACGGCTGGTTTTACTCCACCCGTTGCCTCCCGGGCATATGGTTACGCCGGACTGGCGCTGTATGAAGCAGTCGTAGCGGGCGTCTCCGGCGGAAAGTCATTGGCGGGGCAACTGCAGGGTTTTGTTAGTCTGCCCCAGCCCGAATCCGGCCAGGTATACAATTGGGCGCTTAGTGCCAATGCAGCCCAGGCCAGTCTGATCCGAAGCCTTTATCCTAAAACATCTGATGCAAACAAGGCCCTCGTCGACTCACTAGAAACGGCCCTGCTGACGCAGTTTCAGGACGTCGACGTTTCCACCAACCAGCGATCGATCGATTACGGCAAAAAAATAGCAGAAGCCATTTTCACATACTCAACCTCCGACGGAGGACACGAAGGGTATGCGCGCAATTTTCCGGCCAGCTACGTGCTACCCACGGGTGCCGGGCTGTGGCAGACAACCGAAAACGGCCAGAAAATCCCCATGCAGCCCTATTGGGGCCAAAACCGTACGTTCCTGAAAACGAACAGCCAGTTGGTAATGCCTGTCCCGCTCCCCTATTCAACCGATATCAAATCTCCCTTCTTCGCGCAGTACCTGGATGTATATGCCAAGTCGAAAAATTTAACGCAAACCGAGAAAGAAATTGCCGTCTGGTGGGCCGACAACCCGGGCGAAACCTTCACCCCACCCGGCCACTCCTATAACATTGCCCGCATTGCGGTGCAGCAGTCAAAGGCAGACCTGGGCAAAGCCGCCGAAACCTTTGCTCGTACAGGCCTGGCCGTTTCCGATGCGTTTGTGCTCTGCTGGCGCTGTAAATACATCTATAACAACCTTCGCCCCTATACATACGTCCGGCTGGCCATCGATCCAACCTGGATACCGTTCTGGCCGGCACCCCCATTTCCCGGTTTCCCGTCGGGCCACGCTACGCAATCTTCTTCAGCGGCTACGGTGCTGGGCGCGCTCTACGGCGACAGTTTTACTTTTACCGACGACTCAAACGTGAACCGGGTCAAAGACTTGGCTCGTGGTGTTGAGTTCAAGCCCCGGACGTTCAAATCGTTCAGCGATGCCGCTCAGGAATCGGCCGACTCACGTTTCTTTGGCAATATCCACACCAAACAGGATAACGAGACGGGCTTGGCCGAAGGTCGGAAAATTGGCCGTAATGTAAACGCCCTAGCCTGGAAAAAATAA
- a CDS encoding HU family DNA-binding protein, translated as MTKADVIAEIADKTGIDKAEVTNTLETFFSVVKDSLAEGENIYVRGFGSFINKKRAKKVARNISKNTAMVIDEHFIPSFKPAKVFVEQVKTSDKAKVAAE; from the coding sequence GTGACGAAAGCAGACGTAATTGCAGAGATCGCCGATAAGACCGGAATCGATAAGGCAGAGGTAACGAACACCCTTGAGACCTTCTTTTCGGTAGTAAAAGACTCGTTGGCCGAGGGAGAGAACATTTATGTGAGAGGGTTCGGCAGTTTCATCAACAAGAAAAGAGCCAAAAAGGTAGCCCGGAATATCTCGAAGAACACCGCTATGGTAATCGACGAGCATTTCATTCCGAGCTTCAAACCCGCCAAGGTTTTCGTTGAACAAGTGAAAACCAGCGACAAAGCCAAAGTAGCGGCTGAGTAG
- a CDS encoding response regulator has protein sequence MMDRPANGQEAAKNFALRRRDFSILVAQSEVFNCEVLSQLLKEQGYNVVGRAVEMDDTLQQIRVKRPNCVILESEMSGRRGFDIVHEMQQSNQQTKFILYTSKPDHRMVATAMQMGFFGFLYASDGLDELYRCFQTVSNGGCYYSSGFMDLLKNYGVEMIDENTRDELRRLTDREREVLKLVANGHTSDEIADRLSISYRTAVNHKAHIAKKLDLSSCRQLPRYGIAVKNYL, from the coding sequence ATGATGGACAGACCAGCAAATGGCCAGGAGGCCGCCAAGAATTTTGCGCTTCGTCGTCGGGATTTTTCGATTCTTGTCGCCCAGTCTGAAGTGTTTAACTGCGAAGTGCTAAGTCAACTCCTCAAGGAGCAGGGATACAACGTTGTAGGGCGTGCTGTGGAAATGGATGATACGCTCCAGCAGATCCGCGTAAAGCGACCCAACTGCGTTATTCTGGAATCAGAAATGTCTGGTCGCCGGGGATTCGATATCGTACACGAAATGCAGCAGTCCAATCAGCAAACCAAGTTTATTCTATACACCAGCAAACCCGACCACCGTATGGTGGCTACGGCGATGCAGATGGGTTTTTTCGGCTTTCTCTACGCCAGCGATGGATTGGATGAGCTATACCGGTGTTTTCAAACGGTGAGCAATGGTGGTTGCTACTACAGCAGCGGCTTTATGGACCTGCTGAAGAACTACGGAGTAGAAATGATCGATGAGAACACCCGCGATGAACTTAGACGGCTTACTGATCGGGAGCGTGAGGTACTCAAACTGGTAGCAAACGGCCATACGTCCGACGAAATTGCGGATCGGTTGAGTATCAGTTACCGAACGGCGGTTAACCACAAGGCTCACATCGCTAAAAAACTGGATTTGAGCAGTTGTCGTCAGCTACCGAGATACGGAATTGCCGTGAAGAACTATTTGTAA
- a CDS encoding single-stranded DNA-binding protein — protein MASLNKMTIIGNLGADPEVRYLDGGAVVAQFNVATTEKYTNRNGEKVEQTEWFRVELWNEQAKVAEKYLKKGNPVYIEGRLRTEVWTDKEGKERTSLRVRANTMQLLGGPAGSGQDDVAYEAPRQQQAPQQAAPAPARQQAAPQPQAAPARPQPQRQPAPVPFESNSGDDDLPF, from the coding sequence ATGGCAAGCCTCAATAAAATGACAATAATCGGCAACTTAGGTGCCGATCCTGAAGTGCGTTACCTGGACGGTGGCGCTGTGGTTGCTCAGTTCAACGTAGCGACAACCGAAAAATATACGAACCGAAACGGTGAGAAAGTAGAACAGACCGAATGGTTTCGCGTCGAACTGTGGAACGAACAGGCTAAAGTGGCCGAAAAATATTTGAAAAAAGGTAATCCTGTGTACATTGAGGGGCGTTTACGGACCGAAGTGTGGACGGATAAAGAAGGTAAAGAGCGTACTTCACTGCGGGTTCGGGCTAATACCATGCAGTTACTGGGTGGCCCGGCTGGTAGTGGTCAGGACGATGTGGCTTACGAAGCCCCCCGCCAACAGCAGGCTCCGCAGCAGGCTGCTCCGGCTCCGGCCCGTCAGCAAGCTGCGCCACAACCGCAGGCCGCCCCGGCCCGCCCGCAGCCGCAACGCCAGCCGGCGCCTGTGCCGTTTGAGAGCAACAGTGGAGACGACGATCTTCCGTTCTAA
- a CDS encoding Rne/Rng family ribonuclease, with protein MSNELVISSTQKGDRIALLQNKRLLEYHEEELDSNFTVGDLYLGTVKKLSTGLNAAFVDVGHDKDGFLHYQDLGPNINSLNKFVKDVIAKRVTTGRLNNTKLEPTIEKIGKIDKVLTKNAPILVQVVKEPISTKGPRLSCDISIAGRYLVLVPFSDGVNLSKKITDRAERSRLLRLMSSLKPANFGVIVRTVAQEKDVEELDRDLQHSLEKWEQAVKALSEAKPRDRVLGEMNRASSILRDMLNESFESITVDTKESFDEIRTFIHTIAPEKEKIVKLHTGKTKVFEALGLEKQLKSLFGRSVSLPGGGYLIIEHTEALHVIDVNSGNKSNSEEDQEATAISVNREAAKEIARQLRLRDMGGIIVVDFIDMKKAENKKLLQDIMRDEMKPDRSKFTILPLTKFGLMQITRQRVRPEMNIVTREVCPTCDGTGTIQASVLVTDVIENNLDYILTKQNERGISIAMHPFLYAYYTKGWYSKQMQWYTKYKTWVKLVKDSSLGIVNFKFFNKAGEAIEIGSVA; from the coding sequence GTGAGTAATGAATTAGTTATCAGTTCGACTCAGAAAGGTGATCGGATTGCGCTCTTGCAAAACAAGAGACTGCTGGAGTATCACGAAGAAGAGTTAGACAGCAACTTTACCGTTGGCGATCTTTACTTAGGAACAGTCAAAAAACTTTCGACGGGCCTGAATGCGGCATTCGTGGACGTTGGCCATGATAAAGATGGTTTTTTGCACTACCAGGACTTAGGGCCGAATATTAATTCGCTCAACAAGTTCGTCAAAGATGTTATCGCCAAGCGCGTCACCACCGGTCGGCTCAACAACACCAAGCTGGAGCCGACTATCGAGAAGATTGGGAAGATCGATAAGGTACTGACGAAAAACGCACCCATACTGGTTCAGGTGGTCAAGGAGCCCATCTCAACCAAAGGTCCACGCCTTTCCTGCGACATTTCAATTGCGGGCCGTTATCTGGTCCTGGTTCCGTTTTCGGACGGCGTAAACCTTTCCAAAAAAATTACTGACCGTGCCGAACGGTCGAGGCTGTTACGGCTGATGTCGTCGTTGAAGCCCGCTAATTTCGGCGTTATTGTGCGGACAGTTGCACAGGAAAAAGATGTTGAAGAGTTAGACCGCGACCTGCAGCATTCCCTTGAGAAATGGGAACAGGCCGTTAAAGCCCTTTCCGAAGCCAAGCCCCGCGATCGGGTGCTGGGTGAAATGAACCGGGCTTCGTCGATTCTTCGCGATATGCTCAACGAATCATTCGAGAGTATTACCGTCGACACGAAAGAGTCGTTTGACGAAATACGAACCTTTATTCATACGATCGCTCCCGAAAAGGAGAAGATTGTTAAGCTGCATACGGGTAAGACAAAGGTATTTGAGGCCCTGGGGCTTGAAAAACAACTAAAGTCACTGTTTGGCCGGTCGGTTAGCCTTCCCGGCGGTGGCTACCTGATTATTGAGCATACCGAAGCGCTCCACGTTATTGATGTCAACAGCGGTAATAAATCCAATTCGGAGGAAGATCAGGAGGCTACGGCTATCAGTGTAAACCGGGAGGCTGCCAAAGAGATTGCCCGCCAGCTTCGTCTGCGCGACATGGGTGGTATCATCGTTGTCGATTTCATCGATATGAAGAAGGCGGAGAACAAAAAGCTCCTCCAGGATATCATGCGGGACGAAATGAAGCCCGACCGCTCGAAGTTTACAATTCTGCCCCTGACAAAATTTGGTCTGATGCAGATTACCCGGCAACGCGTGCGGCCCGAGATGAACATCGTTACGCGCGAAGTATGCCCCACCTGCGACGGTACCGGTACCATTCAGGCCAGTGTACTGGTCACGGACGTTATTGAAAACAACCTCGATTACATCCTGACCAAGCAGAACGAGCGCGGTATCTCCATTGCCATGCACCCGTTCCTGTATGCCTACTACACCAAGGGCTGGTATTCTAAACAGATGCAGTGGTACACAAAGTACAAAACCTGGGTTAAGCTTGTTAAAGACAGCTCGCTGGGTATTGTTAACTTTAAGTTCTTCAATAAAGCCGGTGAAGCCATTGAAATTGGTAGCGTAGCCTGA
- the mutY gene encoding A/G-specific adenine glycosylase: MNWQSGFNATEATFAPTLERWYEHHKRNLPWRHTRDPYRIWLSEIILQQTRVAQGKPYYERFVDTYPTVADMARADERDLLRLWQGLGYYSRARNLHQTARYVTNELDGKFPDSFRELLKMKGIGVYTAAAIASFAFGERVPVVDGNVYRVLARVFGIDEDITTTTAKKTFAALAVRLIESAGDPATYNQAIMEFGAIQCTPVAPDCLLCPLQQTCIAYLTGRQNRLPVKAKKAPVRDRFFNYLVFRNNDRVALRERTGRDVWQNLYDFCLAETDEPPGSIRDLTLTGSAGELVRQGQLMKEPIETIQLLSHQRIRAVFYEISVPDALIGQLPAGLQWYSMEQAEQLPKPVLVTNYLEKGFG, from the coding sequence TTGAATTGGCAATCAGGCTTTAACGCGACCGAAGCGACGTTTGCACCGACCCTTGAGCGGTGGTACGAGCACCATAAACGCAACCTTCCGTGGCGTCATACCCGCGATCCTTACCGCATTTGGCTGTCGGAAATAATCCTCCAGCAAACCCGCGTGGCACAGGGAAAACCCTACTACGAGCGCTTCGTGGATACCTATCCTACGGTCGCCGATATGGCCCGCGCCGACGAGCGCGATTTACTCCGGCTCTGGCAGGGACTGGGGTATTACTCCCGCGCCCGGAATTTGCACCAGACAGCCCGCTACGTAACCAATGAGCTGGACGGAAAGTTTCCTGATAGTTTTCGTGAATTGCTGAAAATGAAGGGGATAGGTGTCTACACGGCGGCTGCTATTGCCTCCTTCGCCTTCGGCGAGCGTGTGCCCGTGGTGGACGGCAATGTATACCGCGTTCTGGCACGGGTATTTGGTATAGACGAAGACATCACCACCACGACGGCAAAGAAAACGTTTGCGGCCCTGGCGGTCCGTCTGATCGAGTCGGCCGGGGACCCGGCTACCTACAACCAGGCCATTATGGAATTTGGGGCCATCCAGTGTACACCCGTCGCGCCCGACTGTCTGCTGTGTCCCCTGCAACAGACCTGTATTGCCTATTTGACTGGTCGGCAAAATCGACTTCCGGTGAAAGCAAAGAAAGCGCCTGTGCGGGATCGTTTTTTTAATTACCTGGTCTTCAGAAACAACGACAGGGTTGCACTCCGGGAGCGAACCGGTCGGGATGTATGGCAAAATCTGTACGATTTTTGCCTCGCCGAAACCGACGAGCCACCGGGTTCGATCCGGGATCTGACATTGACGGGGTCGGCGGGGGAACTGGTCCGGCAGGGCCAACTGATGAAAGAGCCCATTGAGACGATCCAGTTGCTTTCCCACCAGCGGATCCGGGCCGTATTCTACGAAATAAGCGTTCCTGACGCGCTAATCGGACAGTTACCGGCAGGTTTGCAGTGGTACTCGATGGAGCAGGCGGAGCAGCTACCCAAGCCAGTATTGGTCACTAACTATTTGGAAAAGGGGTTTGGATAA
- a CDS encoding LytTR family DNA-binding domain-containing protein, with protein MNAVQLNRTFLKKPLYSVYLLMGLVLLIEGLSWTSAFPAKLELMTRLGGPWPYFSRFFQEFILTEVCTAFILATLINQHHKRFHLDAVDLTPRDIARYELHLLPTLLLSFFVFNPITESVRFLLVEFPNYSFSHFLNTYLIGTFTVEIYIRYLIPILVTGYLLINISLATDYFSQRQAAQEAAEAQAAEASQAALALSAAFTSKPPPAASPYLAHLKGKNAYGELDFPVTDVYFFTIEDRSYYAELAKGRYAVVKTLNDLETELDPSRFFRVKRDYIVNRHAVLNYAYWENGKYIVRLNTPERHEIVVPRARMQVFREWLQETQQPFLDETTTSSQTIDV; from the coding sequence ATGAACGCAGTACAACTCAACCGGACCTTTTTGAAGAAGCCGCTCTACAGCGTCTATCTTCTTATGGGCCTCGTGTTGCTTATCGAAGGGTTATCCTGGACGTCTGCTTTTCCCGCCAAACTAGAGCTCATGACCCGGCTGGGCGGTCCCTGGCCTTACTTTAGCCGGTTCTTTCAGGAGTTTATTCTGACCGAAGTTTGTACAGCCTTTATCCTGGCTACGCTCATTAACCAGCATCACAAACGGTTTCACCTGGATGCTGTCGATTTAACACCGCGCGATATCGCACGTTACGAACTGCATTTGTTGCCAACACTCCTGCTTTCGTTCTTCGTATTTAATCCCATTACCGAATCCGTCCGCTTCCTGCTGGTCGAATTTCCTAATTATTCATTTTCTCATTTTCTGAATACTTATCTGATCGGAACCTTTACGGTTGAGATTTACATACGCTACTTAATCCCAATTCTGGTAACAGGTTACTTACTGATCAACATATCGCTCGCGACCGATTACTTCAGCCAGCGACAGGCCGCGCAGGAAGCCGCCGAAGCGCAGGCTGCCGAAGCATCGCAGGCTGCACTGGCGTTATCTGCCGCTTTTACGTCCAAACCTCCCCCGGCCGCTTCACCTTATCTGGCTCATCTTAAAGGCAAAAACGCGTATGGGGAACTGGACTTTCCCGTTACCGATGTTTACTTCTTCACGATTGAGGACCGATCCTATTATGCCGAGTTGGCAAAGGGTCGGTATGCTGTTGTTAAGACACTCAACGACTTAGAAACAGAGCTGGACCCCAGCCGTTTCTTCCGCGTCAAACGCGATTATATTGTTAACAGACACGCCGTTCTGAACTATGCCTACTGGGAGAACGGCAAGTACATTGTTAGACTGAACACCCCCGAACGCCACGAAATTGTTGTGCCCCGGGCACGCATGCAGGTGTTCCGTGAATGGTTACAGGAGACCCAGCAGCCGTTTCTGGATGAAACGACTACCAGTTCTCAAACCATTGATGTATAG
- a CDS encoding tetratricopeptide repeat protein, protein MNKSVLFVIVLASALTVGLYTLPKVVVRNENRQLAGVGGRTSQAPGMTGNQPTDSLNATANMGAVDNSQPDRSALHEKPVSAAEQKQLASLRTAFLAAAPDQKEATGEKLIDAYRNVTRYDSAAHYAELLAVAQPNERNLLRAGDAYFEAYTFAVDEQKTARLGQKTRDLYQKALAKNPNLLDAKANMAMTYVNTQTPMQGIMLLREVLQQEPTNELALFNLGLLSMRSNQYGKAIERFRQILVNNPDSRKAQFYLGISLAEAGQKDEARRVLAQVKKQEKDPQILAAVHEYEDRLAK, encoded by the coding sequence ATGAATAAATCCGTTCTGTTTGTTATCGTGCTGGCTTCGGCTCTTACGGTAGGGCTATACACCTTACCCAAGGTCGTAGTACGTAACGAAAACCGGCAGTTGGCAGGCGTGGGTGGACGCACGTCGCAAGCGCCGGGCATGACTGGTAACCAGCCAACCGACTCGCTGAACGCAACCGCCAACATGGGCGCCGTTGATAACAGCCAGCCCGACCGGTCGGCTCTTCACGAAAAACCAGTTTCGGCAGCGGAACAGAAGCAACTGGCGTCGTTACGGACTGCGTTCCTGGCAGCGGCCCCGGACCAGAAAGAAGCAACCGGAGAAAAATTAATTGACGCTTACCGAAACGTTACCCGGTACGACAGTGCAGCGCATTATGCTGAACTGCTGGCCGTTGCTCAACCCAACGAACGAAATCTGCTTCGGGCAGGCGATGCCTATTTTGAAGCCTATACTTTTGCCGTTGATGAGCAGAAAACAGCACGACTGGGTCAGAAAACACGCGACCTTTACCAGAAGGCGCTGGCCAAAAACCCAAATCTGCTGGATGCCAAGGCGAATATGGCCATGACGTATGTCAACACGCAAACACCCATGCAGGGGATTATGCTCCTGCGTGAAGTGCTGCAACAGGAACCGACAAACGAACTGGCTTTGTTCAATCTGGGTTTGTTATCGATGCGATCAAACCAATATGGAAAGGCGATTGAACGGTTTCGTCAGATACTGGTCAATAACCCGGACAGCCGGAAGGCTCAGTTTTACTTAGGCATCAGCTTGGCTGAAGCCGGACAGAAAGACGAAGCCCGACGCGTATTGGCCCAAGTGAAAAAGCAGGAGAAAGACCCGCAAATTCTGGCAGCCGTCCACGAGTACGAGGACCGGCTGGCAAAATGA